TTCTTGCTAATTTGattaagaatctaaaaaaaaaaaatcctcaaaaccTAATGTTAGTCTCCTTTTTTCAGGGGAAAATGGGCAACATCACCCTGAATGTTATAAATGATGTAGCAGCTTGAATAATgaccccccaaaagatatgtccacctcataatcaccagaacctgtgcatgttaccttatatggcaaaaaatGCGATTAGTCAAGAATCTTGAGAAGATAAATTTATCCTAGATTGTCTCAGTGGGCTCTCAATGCCATCAAATGTCTCCTTGTaagaaagaggcagagggaggttaGACTGAggcacacacagaggagaaggagaTATGAAAATGGAGGTAGAGATGAGAGTGATGTGACCACAAGACAATGACAGCAAGGCATGCCAGCAGCAGCTAGAAATTCAAAAAAGCAAGGAACAGATCCCACCACCCCCTCGCCTCCTCCAccgcctcccctcctccaccccctccccagcttccaGAGGGAGTATGACCTCATGACACCTTAATttcagacttctaacctccagaactgtgagagaaaacATTTCACTGTATCTTTATTTACATAGTCTATTAtatcacaaattttattttcaggaaattatttttcatgtctAACCAAATTCCCCTATATTGTTGTCGACACAGTCAAAGACTTTTTGGGTTAGAAATAATCTTACAAACCGTGTAATCCAACTTCCCTCCAGTATTGAAAATCCTATCTCCACAgagatatttattcattcaaactttcctatttttgtttttttgcagtgTTGACTCCCATATGTTGAATCAGAGTAGCTTCCACCTAGCTCTTTACTTAGGAGCCAGAACATCAATTCAATTTCTACATGACATTCTTTCCAAAGGCTTGGTTATATCTATCATTTTCTCTGTGTCTACTTTTGTTCTTTTGGTCATTAACAGAAATTGTTGTGACAAACCATTTAACTACAGAAAATTTCTAAAACAGACTATAAAGAGGAAAAGCATTAGGTAGACTATTTAATTCAATCTCTAGTTTATATAGATTTGTTTTTTCCCACATTGCCAGAAATGTTTAACTACTTCATTGTGGTATAATGTAAATTGTATTGTGAGTCCTTTCTTATATCATATTAAAATCGGCTTTATTTTTACCCACTAGTATGAATTCTATCCCTTATGGAACAAACAATATTCTGCATGACTAccctttaaatatttgaagagaacAATTGCATCATACTTTGACAAAGCATTTTCTACTCCATTTTAAACAAATCTATGGCTTCAGTAATTCTTCCAGAGGCATGATATTCTGATTCCTCAATTCTCTAGTCATCATTCTGTagaagcattttaattttaaatgtatttcttaaaatgtgaatCCTAGAATTGAAGCCAataatttatatactttattATCAATTTGTTTATACAGGCATCTCAGCCCTGAATTTCCTCTCTGGTGATCTTGCTACCTCCAGATGTGGGAGTACACCTTTCACATGAGAGATTTACTCCCTGTTttcaagggaagagagaagggtcAGAGTTTCCTTCTAGCATCTGCTGTTTCTCAAGCAACTTCAACTCAAAGTAATTAACATGCCATTGTGGTATATTTTGAGGTGGCCCACCTTGAGTCCCAATATCAGCAAAACATTTTCTGCATTCATTTTAAACACTAGCACAGCAGTCCTTAAAGCGTGGTCTCTGTTCAGAATTACCCGGAAATTCATTAGAAATGCAATATCCAACCTCCTCCCCCCAGACCTACGGCCTTTGAAAATCTGGGAGTGGAGGTGAAGTGACTCCCAGTGAATGTGGATTTTAAAAGCCCTCCAGATGGTTCTGATATACGTTAAAGTTTTAAGATCCACCATACTGTGTTAGAAAATTACATTGAGGCAGAAATGCACCTTATTACTGTAAGATCTTCGTGAGAAATATGCTAATTGTGTTTCTCAgttattctattttctgtttttataatatatttagtagaagaaataattagaaaaaggaTAGTGAAGCAGTTAAAATGATTACAGTGCAACTATTCATAAAATCAACCAAATAACCAATTCACAGTGTGCAAGTATTTTCCTCAGCACTTTGATGAGTCCAAAGGCCATATGGAAGAAGTATAAATTACAGTCTATGCTACCTCAAGGGAACTAACATAATAAGCTTTTcttcttgcattaaaaaaatgcattaaacaAGTGAAGGACATCATTATATAATGTGCTATTTTTATGATTTAGACTCTAATGCTTTAGGGGTTAAAGGGAGAGCAATAACATAGGCAGTAGGGGAATTAcgaaaatttttttcaaaaaaaagagtGTGTGACTCAAATCTAAAGTATAGCTACAAATCCATTTGGTAGGCAAAATAAAATAGGACACTTTAATTTAGGATAAGTGGAAAGTACAGAAACAAGAGAAGATCTGGGTAAAACTGTAGAAGAAAAATCATTGTGGAACACAAATATTGTGTTGATGTGCAAATAGTGTAAAAAATTTAACACTAATGTTATATCTACATTTACTAATGTAATATTTACAATTAAGAGGAGGGGGCTATGGATGGTTTTATGGACTTCTGTTATATCTCTAATAACTGAGAATAAATTTGTGAGGATGGTTTGTGTGAGTGTATTTGCatgtatataaaaatgttttttttcctaagcTTTCATTCTAGTCTCAGAGAAGTCTAAGAATCTTCATTAAGTATATAAACCAGTACTATAAAGCTTGAAACTTTAAGTATTTTAAGGTTACACTGTTTTAGGGGATCATAACAGACCAGTGCTCAGGACTTGTGCAATGAATACATTTAGGCAGTAGGAAATAAGTGTAGTTTTCtatcaatgacattttatttGAGGAAGATCCCTGTAATATTTCTTTCTTAGAGTAGCCAGACTAAAGCAACTTGGGAgacttaaattattaaaatatgtaaacttCAAGTCTTTACAAGACCTATCATTTGGGTGTTCCTATTTCTTGATTAAGAAAATCCTTGCAATCAACCTCTTAAACGCTCCTTTTACATCTTTGTTTCTAAGTGTGTATATAAGGGGGTTCAACATGGGTGTGATGATTCCATAGAAAAGGGAGACCATCTTTCCCCGGTCCTTGGAGGCAGGGGATGGTGGTTGCAGGTACATATAGATAGCAGTGCCATAAAAAAGGGACACCACAATCAGATGGGAGCCACATGTTCCAAATGCCTTTCGCCGACCTTCAGTTGACTGTATTTTCAACACCGCTTGAGCAATAAAAGCATATGATATAAGAATGAGTACCACAGGTATTAGAAGAAATAGCACACTGATAAAAAATAGTTCAGCCTCATTTGCTGTTGTGTCCACACACGACAACTTGAGCAGAGCAGGGACTTCACAGAAGAAGTGATCCACTTCTTTGTGACCACAGAGTGGCATCTGAAGGGTCAAAGTGGACTGCAATACTGAGTTGCTGAAGCCACTAATCCAGGATGCAGCTGCCAACTGTAGGCAGAGCCTCTGGTGCATGATGACTGAGTAATGGAGAGGCCGACAAATAGCTACAAACCTGTCAAAGGACATGACAGCCAAGAGGAGACATTCAGTGGAACCCAAGGCCAGGAAAATGAAAAGTTGGGCCACACAGCCACCATAACTAATCACCTTCCTGATGCTGCATATGTTCACCAGCATCTGTGGAACTGTGCTTGTGGTGTAGCAAAGATCTAGGAGTGAGAGAttggtaagaaaaaaatacatcgGGGTATGGAGTTTGGAATCCAGACGTGACACGAGAATTATTGCCAGATTGTCAAAGATAGTCAACATATAGGAAACCAAGAACACCACAAAGAGTGGAAGCTCCAGCCATGGTCGATCTGAGAAACCTAAGAGGATGAACTCTTGGGGGACACTCTCATTTATCCTATTCATGTTAAGTAGTTCAACTCTTGGTTCCCTGAAATATAAAGTCAGTAAGTTAACAAACGCATTTACTTACTGTCAGTTAGTTATAATCACTTTGCTAAAATTTGCATAAATTTACAGGCTGATGCCATTAATAACGTGAAAATATgttgacaaaattataaatacttaTCTTCCCAAGTATTTCAAGTGTTTCTATTTTAGTAACAGTGTATTAGcaaaataaatttccaaaattttaaagtatatcaTCAGTTTCCACATTCACAGAATTTATCCTTTGATCTTTTGTTAGTTTGTAAATTCATTGTTCTCACTTCTTTTTACCTAGGTGCCTACTGTTAGGTAGATGTAGACACAGTTCTTGCCCTTTGAATTCATTCTAATTTCTCCTTAATGCCAATGAGATTTCCTGTTTGTGTGAATCAGTTAAAATTGTGTGAATCAGTTAAAATTGTGTAAATCTCAGCCCACAAAAAGAGCTGCTTCCATTCTCAGTATTCCTGTTTGGATAAGATATAAGACCTCTCTAGCTGTAATACAAAGGAGACAATCCTTATATTATTACTCAGGAAGTATCTCATCCCTGAGGACACTGCccgtgttttcttttttcacacaGGCCAAGGGCCTTTCCTGACCAGCCTGAGATCTGGTATTACTTCCTAGAACTCAGCCAAAGAAGCCCTCTCTGTAGAAGATTATAGAAAGAGGAAGtctgttaattcttttttaatcaaTTGAGATAGAGTacttaaaaaagtaataaattgcTTTTGTCTCAATATAGTAGTTCATGACTTCTGTTATATGTAATATCCTCTCATGTTCTGTAATCAGTGAGGGCACAGGAAGGGGAAAACTATTTATCACTCTAGCAGAAGGCACTGGAgcagaataagaaataaaaataatagagcCAGAAAGCAATGAGGAGAGGAAACTTGGGAGATTTCAGAGCATTGAATTCTTGAATTctgctttactctttttttttttttttttttggtacattcaCCCATCTTTCAAACACAACCTCAAATATTCATCCACTCTTGAAAGCGTATCTTTAgattaagaagttgtggtattttttgcattttcaaaGTTTCTAAGTAATTTGAATTCTGATTCATATCTCCAATGTTAGGATTGAAGTATTTATTTACAACTaaaccaaaagaacaaaaacctGGGATGTCCTTATCTGCAGCTCTGAAATTATATCGGATAGGCTCCTGAGTATTACCCATTGACATCTGTGCCATTTGCTTGCAATTGTGGCTAATTCCTTAAAGGCCACTGAGCAGATTCCTCTGCTTTTGAGTGAAAGTACATGGCCAGAATCTCAAGGTAATGTTTATCTCATTTTGAGTAGCATTTAATTGGGCAGCAGAATAAAACATTTGAATTGTGTGATATATCAAGGGGTCAGAAAGGGAGCATACTGGGTTAAAACAGAAGTCAATGGAAGTTGATAAAAGAAAAGGATTTTGGAAAGCTGCTGATGAGATATCAACGAATTTTATCTGTGATCTGTTGATCTTCTATCACACTCTACATCATTCTCTTTTCCCATATCTGACCTTGAACATGCAAAAAGATAAGGTTCAACAGAGTCTTGGAAGCATCTTTTTAAGCTGCACTATGGAAAGAGCATTGAGACAAGAGCAGTGATGAGTTTAATCTCAAATCAGCCAGTAAATCATTGTATAATTGGGCAAGTTAATTAATAGATTTGGATATCAGTTTTACCTTCAGTAACACTATGGGATTGATAATGTCCTTTTAGCATAAAAATTGTTTActgttatattttcttaaattatcttCTATCTCTATGAGATAGGCTTCCAAACAACACCTAGATACCATATTCTTGCTggagtataaaaatgaataataggAGTAATCTTTCACACATCTAATATATTGTACATTGGTTTATCAGTACAAGAAAGAgtgtcaaattttttttccagttcactAAAGGTTAACTTGCAGGCAGAAACTGAATTTATTATGCTTAGAGAAATTACTTTCCTGAGGTCCTAGAGCTAGTAAATAGCAGACTAAAAATTAGAACCTAAGACTGACCCACTCTAAAGTTCTTATTTCCCatagattatataaatatattcaaagtatATATTTGtgcataatatataatataaaatacaatttgtatatataaataatatatattcataacataatatatattaaagtttataattataattataatatacatGTTACATATAAAGATTTATAGAAACTGAAGCTAAATGaatcagatttttcctaacagaTAAGTTGGTCTTTGCTGAGATTTGAAATATAAACAGTCCATGAAATATGTGCTTAGAATACTCAAATTTTAGTGTAATTTTATTTAGTAATTCTAAAACATGTTTTCTACTTACCTCCATCTTAAGCATTGGCAAGAGATCAATTTTATGTCCAAGAAAACTTGAATTCAAATAGGACTAATTTAAAGTTCACAGATACAGTGACATCTTCATATGTTACTGagttgtaaaactgagttgaaattCATTCAACTTCTTTTAGTTACATTCAAAACATGGCAAGTCATGATGTCTCCATTCAGAGTTAACTGGAAGATAAGAAGGAAGTATTACAGATGATCAGAATGGTCTTCTGGCATCACATCACTTGGAATTAGAGCATCAACcactattttcagatttttttttccaaccagttTCGCAAATGGATGTACTTTATCAATATTTTTTGGTCTCTGGCAGAAATCTCAAACGCTGAAGTGTAAAAGTCTTCCTCTATAGTTTATAGTAATTAACGACATACCCactgggaagagagagggaggagatcTCCACGAAGCAATATTCCTCCTTCATCATTGATTTGCTAAGCAAATCCTTTCTCTAGGGGCTGAATCTTCAACTTTTTCTAAGACAAAAGGAGTGACAGTTGGGACAAAAATACCTTATCAAGAACAGTTTGGATTTTGTGCTATTGAGTAAGGATTAGTTTTTTAAACTACTCATTGAGTTTTCTATAATGTTACTTAATTACTTCTCTCAGGAAGAAATTTTTATCTCATGTGTAAATTCTCTGAGATTCCATCTGAGATTATGCTACCAAGCCTTTGATTTGTAACAGAAGAGACctctttttaatttatcttaagAAAATTGCTTAACTTGGTTTATGATACATTTTAcataaagcagtttttaaaaattaatatagaacCAATTTATCTATCTTTTATTTCATGGATCTTTAAAATTTCCAGGCTTAGTAACTAAATTCTTCTTCAACTCAAGATTATATAGATTGTCTTAtaagatttaaatgtttttatattatacTATTTAATCcagccaaaatatatttttattttttcatgtgctaccATATACAGGTTCATTACAATTTCTTTTCCAGACGAATAGATTTGGAAGACAAATATTTATAATTCTGAAAAAAGATTtaagaattttaacaaatttaGGGAGAAATCACACAAATAGCCCAATAGGAAAACACTTATAGTAATAGACAATTTAGACAATAGCATATCCAAAAAACTAATAGATATGAGAAAATATGGCCAAATTCTCAAGTAGAGAAATTCATGATGATAAAGCTCTTCACATTCACCAGACTGGAAGCAAAAGAAGAATTGAATCTTATTGCTAATGACAATGAAGGAAAAAGACTACTCACAGATTACTGGTGGAAATTCAAAGTGTTTTCTTGGGGAAAATATGGCAAAGGCTTCTAAAAACTATATAAATTCTCAGCTCAGTGCTGTTACTCCAAGGAGTTATCCCCATAGAAAGGAATCTAACAGTGTATAAGGACAAATGGACAATAATGTTTGATATAGACATGTTTTAATgaccaaagataaagaaaaatatagggTCCTTGATAGGAAATTTACTAAATAATTAATAGATTCACTAAATGAGAACTATTCATTCATCTGAAACAAGAAATTATCGCACTAACACATTCTTGGAGATGTTTTCCTGAGATTTTACTGAATGAGCAAACAAAAATGCTGAAATACGTACATAACATGGTTCTacttttataaaacaataaatcAAGATACCAAAATACGATTTTGTTATGTAATCTGTATCTGTATGAGATCACATgagaaagtatatatatatatatataaattagaagaattaatatagaaattttatacatataattatttatatataactttatatatatatataaaattagaagaaagCCTAGTTCTTAGATAATTAGCATGAATAACCTggaaaaggggaaagggcagaggcgttatctggaggagaaaggtgcatgaagaaaaactaaaaaagaaaacaaattgagaCTTTTTGTAgattgaaatttgtttttaattattagcAATGGTTACTTCTGACACTAGAGTAGGAGTAAGGTTGGGAATGATCAGGTGACAAATTGAACTAGggtgtgaattttttttacagtattttttaacaagttgtaatttaaatgaacaaaaatcacagtttaaaaagaaagtaaacaaaggtctaaagaaaatatgaataaaggtAAATATTTATTCTGCAGAATGGCTCAAGCATATATAAATTGAAATTGTTTCAGAAGtccttacatttaaaaattaccaaGTAATGCACTTATCCAGGTTCTGGAAATAGAGAAGGATGTATTGAGTTTGTTATTATTATCCAGACACCAGTGCTGAGTCCTTTGAAAGAATTATTTCACTCAGTCCTCACAAGTGCCCTGTCAGACAGTGGTTCCTTATCTCCaaagatacacatatatagaAACAGAGGCTTAGACAGGTTAAAATAGAATGTGTTGGGAAACTGATTATATAACGTGGAAGTcccacttttgttcttttttttttttccttctggcacTACTACCAAAGAGTCATATGCCTCCATTCTTACCACTAAGACTCGTTTTTCAGAAATCTATATAATTAGTGTAGCTCTCTTCTTTTGCTTGGAAAGAAGTTCTAGAATAAGGTTATTTGGTATGGTTTTCTCTGgttgtctgaatttttttttttaacagaagaagTATTGAATATTGGAACAGAAGTCTGCAATAGTACAGTAGGCAAGGAATCAAAGTCTGCATCAGAAAGTTAAGCAAACCAGCTATGTTTTCAGTAAGAGAAATGTTATAATAACTAAAAAAGACTGGAGATGATGGGAGATCTAGGAGGAAACGTGGGTAGGGACGTATTCAAATTCGACTAAAGTTTAAAATGAGCTCTTATTACTAGACTCCCAAGAGAGTGGTAGTattctaagaaataaaaaggaatgctGAAGCTTGCTCCAAATAAGGATAGTCATCAGAGTGGTTTCTTCATTTAATTGCATGTTGCCAAAAGAAACACATGTTtaatacacatcttctttatccatttatctgttgatgggcacttaggttgctttcaaatcttagctattgtatataatgccaCTATGAACAATGGGAtggacatatctttttgaattagtgttttcattttctttggatataaatatatatattactcagttatatataacacacacacaaacacacacacacacatataagcaTGAAACATGAATGAAAATCTGCTAGTCACAGCATCAATGGGCCTAGAAAGTAGTATGCTTAATGAAATgaatcagacagagaagacaaatactctgttattacttatatgtggaatctaaaaaataaagcaaatgaatatatataacaaagcagaaacagactcacagataaagggaacaattagtggttaccagagagggaagggggaggggcaaaatgagggtatgggattaagattatccctgctctttttttttttttaatagaggtactggggattgaatccaggaccttgttcatgctaagcacatgctctaccacagagctataacCCACCCAAGTTATCTCTGCTCTTATGGTACAGTTCCCAAGGTCTTTCAACCAAGAGACTAGTATATTAACTAGGGTCAATCCTCTGGGTTAGTCATAAATTTTAACTCCTCAGTACCATAAGACTGATGAAAATTCAGCTGTGTTTTAGAGAGGTCTTGGAACAGCTTTTGAATTTCCCTCCCTGTTTA
This genomic window from Camelus bactrianus isolate YW-2024 breed Bactrian camel chromosome 20, ASM4877302v1, whole genome shotgun sequence contains:
- the LOC105084114 gene encoding olfactory receptor 2B2 produces the protein MNRINESVPQEFILLGFSDRPWLELPLFVVFLVSYMLTIFDNLAIILVSRLDSKLHTPMYFFLTNLSLLDLCYTTSTVPQMLVNICSIRKVISYGGCVAQLFIFLALGSTECLLLAVMSFDRFVAICRPLHYSVIMHQRLCLQLAAASWISGFSNSVLQSTLTLQMPLCGHKEVDHFFCEVPALLKLSCVDTTANEAELFFISVLFLLIPVVLILISYAFIAQAVLKIQSTEGRRKAFGTCGSHLIVVSLFYGTAIYMYLQPPSPASKDRGKMVSLFYGIITPMLNPLIYTLRNKDVKGAFKRLIARIFLIKK